In the genome of Candidatus Reidiella endopervernicosa, one region contains:
- a CDS encoding GGDEF domain-containing protein, whose amino-acid sequence MDNNKRHIRVASTLHRPLLISILVIGLVVSSAVLYSFKLGSRMSDLYAPMIDAAMEIKFEATTAHLWFEEMMSGDRSESIESVRSHLDAAEWYAQAMLSGGQNQEGDFLPLEDAVMRGHIENVLLKLTEFRSIMQLRWEAGLDMGPGSELDQRFDAVFSAFIAEADEVETYLQQMLAESRHYFFLNHALLFVTALLITFAVFIVFSRFMQQQLYNLRTLEETNRELKQEIKRRKEVEQTLQKQATTDVLTGSYNRAKMISLIDEEWLRSQRYSVTFSLVMLDIDYFKHINDEWGHDVGDRVLKEIADRISSILRDSDTLARWGGEEFMLLLTNTPIEGAVELAERARRAVARQSMQGVGSVTASFGVTEYNQSFSAINQMLKSTDVRLYMAKSQGRNRVVSEE is encoded by the coding sequence ATGGATAACAATAAACGTCACATCAGGGTAGCAAGCACACTCCACCGTCCGCTGTTGATCTCGATCCTCGTCATCGGCCTCGTTGTCTCCAGCGCCGTTCTCTATAGCTTCAAACTCGGTAGTCGCATGAGCGATCTCTATGCACCGATGATCGATGCGGCGATGGAGATTAAATTTGAGGCGACAACCGCACACCTCTGGTTTGAAGAAATGATGTCGGGTGATCGGAGTGAGAGTATCGAGTCGGTAAGAAGCCACCTTGATGCGGCGGAGTGGTACGCGCAGGCGATGCTGAGTGGCGGGCAGAATCAGGAAGGTGATTTTCTACCGCTTGAAGATGCGGTGATGCGTGGTCATATTGAAAATGTGCTGCTCAAGCTGACCGAATTTCGGTCCATTATGCAGTTACGTTGGGAGGCGGGTCTTGATATGGGGCCCGGCAGTGAGCTTGACCAACGTTTCGATGCGGTTTTTTCAGCGTTTATCGCCGAGGCGGATGAGGTCGAAACCTACCTGCAGCAGATGCTCGCCGAATCGAGGCACTACTTTTTTCTCAACCATGCTCTGCTCTTCGTGACAGCGTTGCTGATTACCTTTGCCGTATTCATTGTTTTTAGTCGATTTATGCAACAGCAGCTCTATAACCTTCGAACACTGGAGGAGACGAATAGGGAGTTAAAGCAGGAGATCAAACGTCGCAAAGAGGTTGAGCAGACACTGCAGAAACAGGCAACCACCGATGTACTGACCGGTAGCTATAACCGGGCCAAGATGATCTCGCTGATTGATGAGGAGTGGTTGAGGAGTCAGCGCTACTCCGTCACCTTCTCACTGGTGATGCTCGATATCGATTACTTCAAGCATATTAACGATGAGTGGGGGCACGATGTGGGTGACCGAGTGCTCAAGGAGATCGCTGACAGGATCTCTTCAATACTGCGTGATAGCGATACGCTCGCCCGCTGGGGCGGCGAAGAGTTTATGCTGCTGCTGACCAATACACCGATTGAGGGTGCGGTGGAATTGGCTGAGCGTGCGCGTCGTGCTGTTGCACGACAGTCGATGCAAGGTGTGGGCAGTGTGACGGCCAGTTTTGGTGTTACTGAATATAATCAATCATTTAGTGCGATTAATCAGATGTTGAAGAGCACTGATGTTCGTCTCTATATGGCGAAGTCACAGGGGCGAAATAGGGTGGTCAGTGAAGAGTAG
- a CDS encoding dihydroorotate dehydrogenase-like protein, with product MSELDLSCNYLGLKLKSPLVPSSSPLSRSLDSARELEDAGAAAIVMYSLFEEELEHEDEMHARFVEEQSIGCAEADSYLPMHGTFERGIDRYLRQLSELKAHLEIPVIASLNGITLDNWIAHSKALQQAGADALELNVYYMATDCELRSGEVEGRYIKLLRALKNEVSLPVAMKLSPQFSALPHFVKELEAAGAAGVSLFNRFYQPDIDIDALKVTPQIQLSRSADALLAMRWIGVLRDLSPITLAATGGIHTAEDAIKMILAGADVTHLCSVLLESGSHTISEIYQGIEHWMEQQGFESLDQVRGVLSQQNSQDEGRYERANYLWVLDSYSAGEGVR from the coding sequence GTGAGTGAGTTAGATCTGAGTTGTAACTATCTGGGGCTAAAGTTGAAGAGTCCGTTGGTGCCCTCATCATCGCCGCTCTCACGCAGCCTCGACAGTGCACGTGAACTTGAGGATGCCGGTGCTGCTGCGATCGTGATGTATTCGCTCTTCGAGGAGGAGCTGGAGCATGAGGATGAGATGCATGCGCGCTTTGTTGAGGAGCAGTCGATTGGGTGTGCCGAGGCCGATAGCTACCTGCCGATGCACGGCACCTTCGAGCGCGGCATTGATCGCTACCTGCGGCAATTGAGTGAGTTAAAGGCGCATCTGGAGATCCCGGTAATAGCCAGTCTTAACGGCATTACACTCGATAACTGGATAGCACACAGCAAAGCACTGCAGCAGGCTGGGGCCGATGCGCTGGAACTCAATGTCTACTACATGGCCACCGATTGTGAACTACGCAGTGGTGAGGTTGAAGGGCGCTATATCAAACTGCTGAGAGCGCTAAAGAATGAGGTCTCACTGCCGGTTGCGATGAAACTCTCACCACAGTTCAGTGCATTGCCTCACTTTGTAAAGGAGCTAGAGGCGGCGGGAGCGGCAGGTGTCTCGCTCTTTAATCGTTTCTATCAACCCGATATCGATATCGATGCGCTCAAGGTGACACCGCAGATTCAGCTTTCACGCTCGGCTGATGCGCTGTTAGCAATGCGCTGGATTGGAGTGTTGCGTGATCTGTCACCAATCACGCTTGCTGCAACGGGTGGAATTCATACTGCCGAGGATGCGATCAAGATGATCCTTGCTGGTGCCGATGTTACCCATCTCTGCAGTGTCCTGCTTGAATCGGGGAGTCACACGATTTCAGAGATTTACCAGGGTATCGAGCATTGGATGGAGCAACAGGGGTTTGAATCTCTGGATCAAGTTAGAGGTGTGTTGAGTCAGCAGAATAGCCAGGATGAGGGGCGTTACGAGAGGGCCAACTATCTCTGGGTGCTCGATAGCTATTCGGCTGGTGAAGGCGTGAGGTAA
- the phnD gene encoding phosphate/phosphite/phosphonate ABC transporter substrate-binding protein: MYYIKHLTAHLFAISLLLTSNTVVADAENGLTLGIHPYLHATTLVERFTPLTEYLSKTTGKHIHIRVGTSYQDHIDAVNQGEVDFAYFGPAGYIKATELNENIVPLGRLSFAGRDTFRGVITIRRDSKITSLSELKGKSFAFGDPNSTLSNLVPQRLLNDVGIDLTDLDSYSHLKNHHNVALAVLMGKYHAGGIKEEVFREYEARGLKALKWTPDVPTHIFVAGPTTKRELIDELIPLLQNLHKQSGAALILNKIKKGATAIIPATSQEYDKLRALISDRPLLEQRKTAP; this comes from the coding sequence ATGTACTACATAAAACATTTGACGGCACACCTTTTTGCAATATCCCTACTGCTCACATCAAACACTGTGGTCGCAGATGCAGAAAATGGATTGACTCTCGGCATACACCCCTACCTACATGCAACCACACTGGTAGAGCGTTTTACCCCACTGACAGAATATCTTTCAAAAACAACCGGCAAACACATCCATATACGTGTCGGTACCAGTTATCAGGATCATATCGATGCGGTTAACCAAGGTGAGGTCGATTTCGCCTATTTTGGTCCTGCTGGATATATCAAGGCAACCGAACTTAACGAGAACATCGTACCACTCGGCAGGCTGAGCTTTGCAGGCAGGGATACATTTCGAGGTGTAATCACTATCCGCAGAGATAGTAAGATCACCTCATTAAGCGAGCTCAAAGGGAAAAGTTTTGCATTTGGCGATCCCAACTCAACCCTGAGCAATCTGGTACCGCAAAGATTGCTTAACGATGTCGGAATCGATTTAACCGATCTGGACTCCTACTCACATCTTAAAAACCACCACAATGTCGCATTGGCGGTTTTGATGGGGAAATATCACGCCGGTGGCATTAAAGAAGAGGTGTTTCGTGAGTACGAGGCTCGAGGGCTTAAAGCACTGAAGTGGACCCCTGACGTTCCCACTCATATTTTTGTTGCTGGTCCAACAACAAAAAGAGAGCTTATCGACGAACTGATCCCACTCTTACAAAATCTTCACAAACAATCGGGAGCGGCCTTGATTTTAAACAAAATCAAAAAGGGTGCCACCGCGATCATTCCCGCGACAAGCCAGGAGTACGACAAGCTACGTGCTCTTATCTCAGACCGTCCATTGTTAGAGCAAAGAAAAACAGCACCGTGA
- a CDS encoding PAS domain S-box protein has product MGKRWNLERKLLILISGVLVASLLAFWWVEYRHIKADAETELLSSADRIRDVLMATRRVYQHQFIDSGLPLNKKTIGFLPAHAMGEISNDLSNWSSDGFSFNNVSDNPRNPLHKADALEEEAIAFFRNKPEEEFHFVPYENEKGELNYHYARPIWVEQYCLKCHGDKDNAPVTIQESYDEAYDYKLGELRGVLSIKIPASNMESRIRQQVYLQLYLKSALILLIGLLIGWTVRRQVTEPLSNIAAAARRIGSGQLDTLIDIRASSDFEELAHDLSHMASQLQVDKDSLVSERSFLKALIKTIPDLVWMKDPDGFYLLCNDRFEQFFGHPEHEVVGKTDYDFVNRELADLFRENDMAAIRNGGPRINTEEVVFADDGHRERIETIKTPIFNIKGELVGVLGIGRDITRQHQAEAVLRDERDEKQRYLDTMQTIMVALDNRGDISMINRAGRELLGYEKEELIGRNWFDCCLPEPDGMELVYPIFLKIMAGEVVQNDHFENSVICRDGSERMISWYSAELTNEAGEVIGLLSSGEDVTETREAEVLIKEEQQRYHEIFNATSEAIFIHDATTGKIIDVNNRMLEMYGLERSEALRLSAEASSSGTPPYTEENAHEKVRLTVVEGPQTFEWHARHNDGSLFWVEVSTRASYIGDKRRVLAVVRDISARKALEEQMNALAKHNRLILDSSGEGIFGLDSEGRHAFVNPAAAEMLGYSAEELIGQPSHAIWHHHHPDGDDYPAQECPIRETGISGVPHSGEEWFIKRGGDFFPVSYSSSPIVEDERITGVVVSFSDISEKKKADEKIHYLAYYDELTALPNRALMIDRVTQQLATAQRLNNKATLVLLNIDRFTNINTARGHNMGDFLLVALARRLEQHLYKEDTLARLSADEFAVLLPHLNKSRESEQRNAIAVVDKLQAVVRDPLLVGDEAVNITVSMGATLFPESASDQPRDILRRADSALHRAKRAGGNQCAFFERGMDEVVQRHYQIERELYHAVNNAELRIFLQAQVDADGVLVAAETLVRWEHPERGLIPPGVFIPIAEESDLIVDVGGWVLTEAMHLMARCDMAGHQLKLSVNLSPRQFRKQGFVPWFKGLVNESGADPTNLTLEVTEGLFIDDLSDVVAKMDELVAMGVNFSIDDFGTGYSSLSYLKRLPINELKIDKSFVQDAPHSADDAALVETILLVAKSMRLKVVAEGVEKQEQADFLNARSEVIHQGYLYGKPEQAEIWIDRWFNAD; this is encoded by the coding sequence ATGGGTAAACGCTGGAATCTGGAACGTAAGCTTCTGATCCTGATCAGTGGTGTGCTGGTTGCCAGCCTGTTGGCGTTCTGGTGGGTTGAGTATCGCCATATCAAGGCCGATGCCGAGACGGAGCTGCTCTCGTCGGCAGACCGGATACGTGATGTCTTGATGGCAACCCGTCGTGTCTATCAGCATCAGTTCATCGATAGCGGGCTCCCGCTAAATAAAAAGACCATCGGTTTCCTACCGGCCCATGCAATGGGTGAGATTTCGAACGATCTGTCCAATTGGTCGAGCGATGGTTTTTCATTCAACAACGTTTCTGATAATCCACGAAATCCACTGCATAAGGCTGATGCACTCGAGGAGGAGGCGATCGCCTTCTTCCGTAACAAACCAGAAGAGGAGTTTCATTTTGTCCCCTACGAGAACGAGAAAGGAGAGCTCAACTACCACTATGCAAGGCCGATCTGGGTCGAACAGTACTGCCTGAAGTGTCACGGTGACAAAGATAATGCTCCGGTTACGATTCAGGAGAGCTACGATGAGGCCTACGACTACAAGCTTGGCGAACTGCGTGGTGTGCTCAGCATCAAGATACCGGCCAGCAATATGGAGAGCCGCATCCGCCAGCAGGTCTACCTTCAGCTATATCTAAAATCAGCGCTGATTTTACTAATCGGTCTGCTTATCGGATGGACGGTCAGGCGCCAGGTTACAGAACCACTCTCGAATATTGCCGCTGCCGCGCGCAGGATCGGCTCTGGCCAACTCGATACATTGATCGATATCAGGGCGAGCAGTGACTTCGAGGAGCTGGCCCACGATCTGAGCCATATGGCCAGTCAGCTACAGGTTGACAAGGATAGTCTGGTCAGTGAACGCAGTTTTCTCAAAGCACTCATCAAAACGATTCCTGACCTGGTGTGGATGAAGGACCCAGACGGTTTCTATCTACTCTGCAACGACCGCTTCGAGCAGTTTTTCGGCCATCCTGAACATGAGGTCGTCGGCAAGACCGACTACGACTTCGTCAACCGGGAGTTGGCAGACCTTTTCAGAGAAAACGATATGGCCGCGATTCGGAATGGCGGACCGAGAATCAACACAGAGGAGGTCGTGTTTGCAGACGATGGCCATCGTGAGCGAATCGAGACGATAAAAACGCCGATATTCAATATAAAAGGTGAGCTTGTTGGTGTCTTGGGTATCGGCCGAGATATTACCCGGCAGCATCAGGCAGAGGCGGTACTGCGTGATGAGAGGGATGAAAAACAGCGTTATCTCGACACGATGCAGACGATCATGGTTGCCCTCGATAATAGGGGCGATATATCCATGATCAATCGTGCAGGGCGTGAACTTCTCGGTTACGAGAAGGAGGAGTTGATCGGCAGGAACTGGTTTGACTGCTGTCTGCCTGAGCCCGATGGTATGGAGCTTGTCTATCCCATCTTTCTCAAGATAATGGCAGGCGAGGTCGTACAGAATGACCACTTTGAGAATAGTGTGATCTGTCGCGATGGCAGCGAGCGCATGATTAGCTGGTACTCTGCAGAGTTGACCAACGAGGCGGGCGAGGTGATCGGCCTGCTCAGTTCGGGAGAGGATGTTACCGAGACGCGCGAGGCAGAGGTGCTTATCAAAGAGGAGCAGCAGCGTTATCACGAGATCTTTAATGCCACCAGTGAAGCGATCTTTATCCATGATGCGACAACAGGCAAGATCATCGATGTCAATAATCGCATGCTGGAGATGTATGGTCTGGAGCGGAGTGAGGCACTACGGCTCTCAGCCGAGGCGTCCAGCTCAGGCACACCCCCCTATACGGAAGAGAACGCCCACGAGAAGGTGCGGTTGACGGTGGTGGAGGGACCACAGACCTTCGAGTGGCATGCAAGGCATAACGACGGCTCACTGTTCTGGGTAGAGGTCTCGACGCGCGCTTCGTATATCGGTGATAAACGACGTGTCCTCGCCGTGGTACGCGATATATCGGCCAGAAAGGCGCTCGAAGAGCAGATGAATGCGCTGGCCAAACACAATCGTCTGATCCTCGATTCTTCAGGTGAGGGTATCTTCGGGCTCGACAGTGAGGGACGACACGCCTTCGTCAATCCTGCCGCAGCAGAAATGTTGGGCTACAGCGCCGAAGAGCTGATTGGTCAGCCTTCACACGCGATCTGGCACCATCACCATCCAGATGGAGATGATTATCCGGCCCAGGAGTGTCCAATTCGTGAAACTGGCATCAGTGGAGTGCCTCATAGCGGTGAAGAGTGGTTCATTAAGAGAGGGGGGGATTTCTTTCCGGTCTCCTACTCCAGTAGTCCGATTGTTGAGGATGAGCGGATTACAGGCGTCGTCGTCTCTTTTTCTGATATTTCGGAGAAGAAGAAGGCTGACGAGAAGATTCACTACCTCGCCTACTATGATGAGCTGACGGCACTGCCCAATCGTGCCCTGATGATAGACCGGGTCACCCAACAGCTGGCAACGGCGCAACGCCTCAACAACAAGGCGACGCTGGTGCTGCTCAATATCGATCGCTTTACCAATATAAACACAGCGCGCGGTCACAATATGGGTGATTTCCTGCTAGTTGCACTGGCAAGAAGGCTCGAACAGCACCTCTATAAAGAGGATACCCTGGCGAGATTATCTGCCGATGAGTTCGCCGTGCTATTACCACACCTGAACAAGAGTCGCGAGAGTGAACAGCGTAATGCGATAGCTGTGGTCGACAAACTTCAGGCGGTGGTTCGTGATCCGCTGCTTGTCGGTGATGAGGCGGTCAATATCACCGTCAGTATGGGAGCGACTCTCTTCCCGGAGAGCGCCTCCGATCAACCTAGGGATATCTTGCGACGCGCCGATAGTGCACTGCATCGCGCCAAACGTGCGGGCGGTAATCAGTGCGCCTTCTTCGAGAGAGGCATGGATGAGGTGGTACAGAGACACTATCAGATCGAGCGTGAACTTTACCATGCAGTAAACAACGCTGAATTGAGGATATTTCTTCAGGCGCAGGTCGATGCCGATGGTGTGCTGGTAGCTGCGGAGACACTGGTCAGATGGGAGCACCCTGAGCGTGGCCTGATACCACCGGGTGTCTTTATCCCCATTGCCGAGGAGTCGGATCTGATTGTCGATGTCGGTGGCTGGGTGCTTACCGAGGCGATGCACCTGATGGCCAGGTGTGATATGGCGGGGCACCAGCTTAAGTTGTCGGTTAACCTGAGTCCACGACAGTTCCGTAAGCAGGGCTTTGTGCCCTGGTTTAAAGGTCTCGTCAATGAGAGTGGTGCCGATCCGACGAATCTTACACTTGAGGTGACCGAGGGACTCTTCATCGATGATCTGTCCGATGTGGTGGCGAAGATGGATGAGCTGGTTGCAATGGGTGTTAATTTCTCTATCGATGACTTTGGTACTGGCTACTCTTCTCTCTCCTATCTGAAGCGGCTTCCTATTAATGAGTTGAAAATTGATAAATCGTTTGTGCAGGATGCGCCTCACAGTGCTGATGATGCTGCGTTGGTCGAAACCATTCTTCTGGTGGCCAAGTCTATGCGTCTGAAGGTGGTGGCAGAGGGTGTTGAGAAGCAGGAGCAGGCCGACTTCCTCAATGCACGCTCCGAGGTGATTCATCAGGGCTATCTGTATGGTAAACCAGAACAGGCTGAGATCTGGATTGATAGATGGTTTAATGCTGATTGA
- a CDS encoding putative bifunctional diguanylate cyclase/phosphodiesterase, with product MFKVKERGRNSYQFYTEDLTHRAMQRMLLENGIRKALTDQHFVAWYQPQYDIETNQLIGMEALARWISPDRGIISPLDFIPLAEETGLILELGEQILDQVMQQVVGWHEQGLNPGRVAINVSGKQLLNGNISATVKRLLEQNRCKVEWIEIEVTEGFVMGQGEGAIEQLQELQALGVQLSIDDFGTGYSSLAYLKQLPISKLKIDKSFVDDLPHDLDDTGITRAVIALANSLGLDVIAEGVESREQADFLLQEGCPLAQGYLYSKPLPADKITTLLKNG from the coding sequence ATGTTCAAGGTAAAAGAGAGAGGCCGTAACTCATATCAGTTCTATACGGAAGATCTTACCCATCGAGCCATGCAAAGAATGTTGTTGGAGAACGGCATTCGAAAGGCCCTGACAGATCAACATTTTGTTGCCTGGTATCAGCCCCAATATGACATTGAAACCAACCAATTAATTGGGATGGAGGCACTTGCTCGATGGATATCCCCTGATCGGGGCATTATTTCACCACTTGATTTCATTCCTCTCGCGGAAGAGACCGGGCTGATACTGGAGCTAGGTGAACAGATACTAGATCAGGTCATGCAGCAGGTGGTCGGCTGGCACGAACAGGGGCTGAATCCAGGTCGGGTTGCCATCAATGTATCGGGAAAACAGCTACTAAATGGAAACATAAGCGCTACGGTTAAGCGACTCCTTGAACAAAACCGGTGCAAGGTCGAATGGATCGAGATTGAAGTCACTGAAGGCTTTGTTATGGGTCAGGGTGAAGGTGCCATTGAACAACTTCAAGAACTACAGGCGCTGGGAGTGCAACTATCTATTGATGATTTTGGTACCGGCTATTCATCGCTTGCATACCTAAAACAGCTACCCATCTCCAAACTAAAAATTGACAAATCGTTCGTCGATGACCTTCCACACGATCTGGACGACACAGGTATAACACGCGCCGTTATCGCCCTGGCAAACAGCCTCGGTCTAGATGTTATTGCAGAAGGTGTCGAATCGCGTGAGCAGGCAGATTTCCTTCTACAAGAGGGCTGTCCACTTGCACAGGGTTACCTCTACTCGAAGCCCCTACCTGCGGATAAGATTACTACGTTACTGAAAAACGGTTAA
- a CDS encoding sensor domain-containing diguanylate cyclase: MKKTAHRQSWFGIALLFTLFLVAGNFFIYQQQHDSLFSSFENSQQNVVKLLTQLARESLITENFALIEWYFNSWGKGHSEVVTLTLVNEDGFALSTYNRPTPSVRETFTSSGSITVNHDRYDLTLTSEPIVTTQLLNSLIKQLALISSIATILLGITTWFLFHKFSITPLLHEIERRRNAEHEIAKQHRLLQSVINGVHDGIMLINTDYEVELINDSAAGTEDPQLFNDQQQPIHCYEISHNRDTPCDGDDHPCPLRQVKLTGKHATTLHNHPDESGNDRFFELLASPLFDDNGKLTGIIESSREMTSHILLQHEIEEKSQHLDHLAHHDTLTSLPNRLLFLDRLEQTLLKARRNGELFALFFIDLDQFKQINDSVGHSVGDKVLIQTGKCLQQCIRADDTIARLGGDEFTIILTSVNSPDDAASVAQKVIEAIKEPMDIDGNNYHLTASI; encoded by the coding sequence TTGAAAAAAACAGCTCACAGACAAAGCTGGTTTGGCATCGCTCTGCTATTCACACTATTCCTGGTGGCCGGTAACTTTTTCATATACCAGCAGCAACACGACTCACTTTTCAGTAGCTTTGAAAACTCACAACAAAACGTCGTAAAACTACTCACACAGTTGGCACGGGAGTCGTTAATCACCGAGAACTTCGCTCTAATCGAGTGGTATTTCAACAGCTGGGGGAAAGGACACAGCGAAGTAGTAACACTTACTTTAGTCAATGAGGACGGTTTTGCGCTGAGTACATACAATCGACCTACCCCATCAGTGAGAGAGACATTCACCAGTTCTGGATCAATAACGGTTAATCACGACCGATATGACCTGACACTCACTAGCGAACCTATTGTTACCACACAGCTCCTAAACAGCCTAATCAAACAGTTGGCTCTTATAAGTTCCATCGCAACCATTTTGCTTGGTATAACAACCTGGTTTCTTTTTCACAAATTTTCCATCACACCACTACTGCATGAAATAGAGCGTCGCCGTAATGCCGAACATGAAATAGCCAAACAGCACCGGTTATTACAATCTGTAATCAATGGTGTTCATGATGGGATCATGCTGATTAACACCGATTATGAAGTGGAGCTTATCAATGACTCTGCTGCAGGCACTGAAGACCCCCAATTATTTAACGACCAGCAACAACCTATCCACTGCTATGAGATCTCCCATAACCGTGACACACCCTGCGATGGCGACGACCATCCCTGCCCACTTCGGCAGGTAAAACTAACTGGAAAACATGCCACGACGCTTCACAACCACCCAGATGAGAGTGGAAATGACCGTTTTTTTGAGTTACTCGCCTCTCCACTCTTTGATGACAACGGCAAACTGACGGGAATCATTGAATCATCTCGTGAGATGACATCCCATATCCTTTTGCAGCATGAGATTGAAGAAAAGAGTCAGCACCTGGACCACCTGGCCCATCACGACACACTCACATCACTACCTAACCGACTACTCTTCCTGGACCGGCTGGAACAGACGTTACTAAAAGCCAGAAGAAACGGTGAACTGTTTGCATTGTTCTTTATCGATCTTGATCAGTTCAAACAGATCAATGACAGCGTTGGACACAGCGTTGGTGACAAGGTCCTGATACAGACGGGTAAATGCCTTCAACAGTGCATACGCGCAGATGACACCATCGCTCGTCTTGGGGGAGATGAATTCACGATAATTCTCACCTCTGTAAATAGTCCAGATGATGCCGCCTCTGTTGCTCAAAAGGTAATCGAGGCGATTAAAGAGCCAATGGATATCGATGGTAACAATTACCATCTAACGGCGAGCATATGA